One stretch of Pandoraea oxalativorans DNA includes these proteins:
- a CDS encoding thiamine pyrophosphate-requiring protein, whose product MTQTVGDFLLERLRLWGVQRVFGYPGDGINGIVGAFGRSENDPAFVQVRHEEMAAFMACAHAKFTGETGVCLATSGPGAIHLLNGLYDAKADHQPVVAIVGQQKRASLGGDFQQEVDLHALFKDVAHEYVQEIVTPAQARHVIDRAFRIAHDQRAVTCIIVPNDVQDLPAVDVPPRVHGTVRSGAIRDGVRLPPRHIVPSDAELDAAAEVLNSGNRVAMLVGAGALGAGARVIEVANRLEAGVAKALLGKGVIPDTLPWVTGAIGLLGTQPSWALMNECDTLLMIGSGFPYAEFLPEEGQARGVQIDIDPRMLSLRYPMEIAMVGDARATLEALLPRLHVRQNDDWRQRIQEQVARWWRVMDRRAASDAQPINPQRVFRELSHQLPDNAIVTADSGTAANWYARDVQLRDGMMGSLSGGLASMGAAMPYALAAKMAHPSRVVVALEGDGAMQMNGINELITLSTMWQTWEDPRLAVLVLNNGDLNEVTWEQRAQEGDPRFAVSQSLPPFDYAAYARQLGLVGIRVEDPADLSAAWHEAFTADRPVVLDVVTDPNVPPIPPHMTMEMLRNYTGALLRGDSEAVGVARSSMRETWETIASRWEK is encoded by the coding sequence ATGACACAGACCGTGGGGGATTTTCTGCTTGAGCGGCTCCGACTTTGGGGCGTACAACGGGTCTTCGGCTATCCGGGAGACGGTATCAACGGCATCGTGGGCGCGTTCGGCCGCTCGGAGAACGACCCGGCCTTCGTGCAGGTGCGACACGAGGAGATGGCCGCGTTCATGGCCTGCGCCCACGCGAAGTTCACGGGTGAGACGGGCGTCTGCCTCGCGACTTCGGGACCAGGGGCGATTCACCTCCTCAATGGCTTGTACGACGCGAAGGCAGACCATCAGCCGGTCGTGGCCATTGTCGGGCAGCAAAAGCGCGCGTCGCTCGGCGGTGACTTCCAGCAGGAGGTCGATCTTCACGCCCTGTTCAAGGACGTCGCACATGAATACGTGCAAGAGATCGTCACGCCTGCGCAGGCGCGGCACGTCATCGATCGCGCGTTTCGCATTGCTCATGACCAGCGCGCGGTGACTTGCATCATTGTGCCTAACGACGTGCAGGACCTGCCTGCCGTCGACGTCCCGCCACGCGTTCACGGCACGGTGCGCAGCGGCGCTATTCGTGACGGCGTGCGCCTGCCGCCACGCCACATCGTGCCATCCGACGCAGAACTCGACGCCGCCGCTGAGGTGCTCAACTCAGGCAATCGCGTGGCGATGCTCGTCGGTGCAGGCGCACTCGGTGCCGGAGCGCGCGTCATCGAAGTAGCGAACCGTCTTGAAGCGGGCGTGGCCAAAGCGTTGCTGGGCAAGGGCGTCATTCCCGACACGTTACCGTGGGTGACCGGCGCGATCGGCCTGCTCGGCACGCAGCCGAGTTGGGCATTGATGAACGAGTGCGACACGTTGCTGATGATCGGATCGGGGTTTCCATACGCCGAATTTCTGCCGGAAGAAGGGCAGGCGCGCGGCGTACAGATCGACATCGACCCGCGAATGCTGAGCCTGCGCTACCCGATGGAAATTGCGATGGTCGGCGACGCCCGCGCCACGCTCGAAGCTTTGTTGCCGCGACTCCATGTACGCCAGAACGACGACTGGCGTCAACGAATCCAGGAGCAGGTCGCGCGATGGTGGCGTGTCATGGACCGCCGGGCGGCCTCCGACGCGCAGCCGATCAACCCGCAGCGCGTGTTTCGCGAGTTGTCGCATCAGTTGCCGGACAACGCGATCGTCACCGCCGACTCCGGCACCGCTGCCAACTGGTACGCACGCGACGTGCAACTTCGCGACGGCATGATGGGGTCGTTGTCAGGCGGTCTTGCGTCGATGGGGGCGGCCATGCCTTATGCGCTGGCGGCGAAGATGGCCCATCCTTCGCGTGTGGTGGTCGCGCTCGAGGGCGACGGCGCAATGCAGATGAACGGCATCAACGAACTGATCACACTCTCGACGATGTGGCAGACGTGGGAGGATCCCCGTCTGGCGGTACTCGTGCTGAACAATGGCGATCTGAACGAAGTGACCTGGGAGCAGCGCGCACAGGAGGGCGATCCGCGTTTTGCGGTTTCGCAATCGCTGCCGCCGTTTGACTACGCGGCGTACGCCCGGCAGTTGGGGCTGGTCGGCATCCGTGTCGAAGATCCGGCCGATCTGAGCGCAGCCTGGCACGAGGCATTCACGGCGGACCGGCCGGTCGTACTGGATGTCGTGACCGACCCGAACGTTCCGCCGATTCCGCCGCACATGACGATGGAAATGTTGCGGAATTACACCGGTGCGTTACTGCGCGGGGATAGTGAAGCGGTCGGCGTCGCACGTTCGTCCATGCGCGAGACCTGGGAGACCATCGCCAGCCGCTGGGAGAAGTAA
- a CDS encoding hybrid sensor histidine kinase/response regulator, translating into MAILKSNFHAGRWTSILARLFRSGDARTRDRRVLGAVPNAILSVDRDLRVTQWNPAAARLFGVREADAIGAPVGRFVARHWLRRHPLRRPENLDAAAASMVDLVCVRANGKPFRATFSSAPLLGENGECVGATVLLRDEGSKHLDNRRIRQSLRGARDERDQADTSNRLKDELLATVSHELRTPLNAIYGWVEVLRHPSAQSMRSQAVDAIDRSARSLAHMVDDILDASSLATGKLRLDRALVDVQRIVHDVTVTMQTTASAQGVTLASSVTAATGLLLGDDERLRQMLTNLVSNAIKFTPEGGHVKVSLEQEAHWLRLSVTDTGQGIDAEFLPHVFDAFRRESDSPVSPRRGLGLGLSIVRHIAELHGGSVEVSSRGVGMGSRFTVRLPVEGTVAAGLAVAAPAPLLWPSAVLEGQRILLIDDDLPSRESLAAALRALGAQVSEAVNGRDGLAAMQDDSPTIVLSDLAMPDGDGFWLMQQLRERFAIRDAVPVVAVTAHADNAQRRHAYSAGFRAYVAKPVDVRALARQILTLTSP; encoded by the coding sequence GTGGCCATTTTGAAAAGCAACTTCCATGCCGGACGATGGACATCGATCCTGGCGCGACTTTTCCGTTCCGGCGACGCCCGCACCCGTGACCGGCGTGTGCTTGGCGCCGTCCCCAATGCGATCCTGAGCGTCGACCGCGACCTTCGCGTAACGCAATGGAATCCCGCTGCGGCAAGGTTGTTCGGCGTCCGCGAGGCCGATGCCATCGGCGCCCCCGTGGGACGATTCGTCGCCAGGCACTGGCTCAGACGTCACCCGCTCAGACGCCCTGAGAATCTCGATGCTGCTGCGGCGTCGATGGTCGATCTCGTGTGCGTGCGCGCCAACGGCAAGCCATTTCGCGCCACGTTCTCCAGCGCGCCCTTGCTGGGTGAGAACGGTGAGTGCGTGGGCGCTACCGTCCTGCTGCGCGACGAAGGTAGCAAGCACCTCGATAACCGCCGCATCCGCCAATCCCTGCGAGGGGCGCGCGACGAACGCGATCAGGCCGACACATCCAATCGTTTGAAGGACGAGTTGCTTGCGACGGTGTCACACGAATTGCGAACGCCGTTGAATGCCATTTACGGGTGGGTGGAAGTACTGCGGCATCCCTCGGCGCAATCTATGCGGTCGCAGGCCGTGGACGCCATCGATCGCAGCGCGCGCTCGTTGGCGCACATGGTCGACGACATACTTGACGCGTCGTCTCTGGCCACAGGCAAACTCCGTCTGGACCGCGCGTTGGTGGACGTACAACGCATCGTGCATGACGTTACCGTGACGATGCAGACGACTGCGTCGGCGCAAGGCGTAACGCTCGCTTCGAGCGTTACGGCCGCAACCGGTCTCCTGTTGGGCGACGACGAGCGATTGCGCCAGATGCTGACGAATCTTGTGTCGAACGCCATCAAGTTCACGCCCGAGGGCGGACATGTCAAAGTGTCGCTCGAACAGGAGGCCCACTGGCTGCGTCTTTCGGTGACCGACACAGGGCAAGGGATCGACGCCGAATTCCTGCCTCACGTCTTCGATGCGTTTCGGCGGGAGTCCGATTCGCCGGTGTCTCCGCGCCGAGGCCTGGGGCTTGGCTTGTCGATTGTGCGCCACATTGCCGAGCTTCACGGCGGCAGCGTCGAGGTGTCGAGCCGTGGCGTCGGGATGGGCAGCCGCTTTACCGTCCGATTGCCGGTTGAGGGGACGGTCGCTGCCGGCCTTGCCGTCGCTGCGCCTGCCCCACTGCTGTGGCCGAGCGCTGTGCTCGAAGGTCAGCGTATCCTGCTCATCGACGATGACCTGCCATCGCGCGAGAGTCTTGCTGCGGCCTTACGTGCGCTTGGTGCGCAGGTCAGCGAGGCTGTGAACGGACGCGATGGACTGGCGGCGATGCAGGACGATTCACCGACCATCGTGCTGTCCGACCTCGCCATGCCGGACGGCGACGGATTCTGGCTGATGCAGCAGCTCCGCGAGCGCTTCGCAATACGCGACGCTGTGCCAGTGGTGGCCGTGACCGCTCACGCAGACAACGCGCAACGGCGTCACGCCTATTCTGCAGGGTTTCGGGCCTACGTCGCCAAACCCGTCGACGTCAGGGCGCTGGCCCGCCAGATTCTGACGCTCACCTCGCCATGA
- a CDS encoding PIG-L family deacetylase gives MTESYPPEHWETSKWLVISPHLDDAVFSCARLMAAAPGTVVVTVFAGVPPEGTPAPPWDRAAGFASGREAMQARHLEDLCALDKLRAEPVWLPFLDRQYVDADTPQVIAPALREILDKYPERRVLAPLGLFHSDHALVFDAVWRLMHEQTHALAGDMTEAEASVAELGRWWFYEDMPYRRLAGLVAARIAAWRAQGYSARRADPVPPDIACGQCAADKVEAMQAYESQLGLLDPEALIDLNTSESYWQLQWSPVPL, from the coding sequence ATGACAGAAAGTTACCCGCCCGAGCATTGGGAAACATCGAAATGGCTCGTCATCTCTCCTCATCTTGACGACGCGGTTTTCAGTTGCGCACGCCTGATGGCTGCCGCACCGGGCACGGTCGTCGTGACCGTTTTTGCGGGCGTGCCGCCCGAGGGCACCCCGGCCCCGCCGTGGGATCGGGCGGCCGGATTCGCTTCGGGGCGTGAAGCGATGCAGGCGCGCCATCTCGAAGACCTGTGCGCGCTCGACAAACTCCGTGCAGAACCCGTCTGGCTGCCGTTTCTCGACCGTCAATACGTCGACGCAGACACACCGCAGGTCATTGCGCCTGCCCTGCGCGAAATCCTCGACAAGTACCCGGAACGCCGTGTGCTGGCCCCGCTCGGCTTGTTTCATAGCGATCATGCGCTGGTGTTCGACGCGGTATGGCGCCTGATGCACGAGCAAACGCACGCGCTCGCAGGCGACATGACCGAGGCGGAGGCGAGCGTCGCGGAGCTTGGTCGGTGGTGGTTCTACGAAGACATGCCGTACCGCCGACTCGCCGGACTCGTGGCAGCACGAATCGCTGCATGGCGGGCACAAGGCTACAGCGCGCGGCGCGCGGATCCGGTGCCACCGGACATCGCCTGCGGCCAGTGCGCCGCCGATAAAGTCGAGGCGATGCAGGCCTACGAGAGCCAATTGGGTCTGCTTGACCCGGAGGCGCTGATCGATCTGAATACTTCCGAGAGTTATTGGCAATTGCAATGGTCTCCTGTCCCGCTTTAA
- a CDS encoding glycosyltransferase family 2 protein: protein MVSCPALSATPARVTTSRDPRLTVVVLSYRRPFELRRTLRRLVSLPERPAIVVVDNGSGPALANMVRAQFPNVTLLRSTDNLGACARNIGVRQAGTPYVAFCDDDTWWEPGSLCLAADCLDKHTHIGAMTARVLVGVERREDDTSRRMRRSPLEKFPRQPGPTILGMLAGATVFRKSAFVSGGGYHPKFFLGGEESLLALDIASRGWTLVYSDQLTVHHYPSLVRDVPARRATLARNAVWTAWLRFPLGAALRQTWRLAPKVWREAGGMAGWVRTLKGLPWTMRERTVIPKRVEAMRRRVEADEAESTAPISAT from the coding sequence ATGGTCTCCTGTCCCGCTTTAAGTGCGACTCCCGCGCGTGTCACCACTTCGCGAGATCCGCGTCTGACCGTCGTGGTCTTGTCGTACCGGCGGCCGTTCGAACTGCGGCGAACGTTACGGCGGCTGGTATCGTTGCCGGAGCGTCCGGCGATTGTTGTCGTAGACAACGGCTCCGGTCCTGCGTTGGCCAACATGGTGCGGGCGCAGTTCCCTAACGTCACGCTGCTCCGCTCGACGGACAATCTGGGCGCGTGTGCGCGCAATATCGGTGTGCGTCAGGCCGGAACGCCCTACGTCGCATTTTGCGACGACGACACGTGGTGGGAACCCGGCTCGCTGTGCCTCGCCGCCGACTGCCTCGACAAGCATACGCACATCGGTGCGATGACGGCGCGCGTACTCGTCGGTGTCGAGCGCCGCGAAGACGACACCAGTCGACGCATGCGCCGCAGTCCGCTTGAGAAGTTTCCGCGTCAACCCGGGCCCACCATTCTCGGCATGCTTGCCGGAGCGACGGTATTTCGCAAATCCGCCTTCGTCTCCGGCGGCGGCTACCATCCGAAGTTCTTTCTCGGTGGCGAAGAATCCTTGCTGGCGCTCGACATCGCCTCGCGTGGCTGGACGCTCGTCTATAGCGACCAGTTGACGGTGCACCACTATCCTTCGCTCGTGCGCGACGTTCCCGCACGGCGCGCCACGCTTGCCCGCAATGCCGTATGGACTGCATGGCTGCGCTTTCCGCTCGGTGCGGCGTTGCGGCAGACGTGGCGTCTTGCACCGAAGGTCTGGCGTGAAGCTGGCGGCATGGCAGGCTGGGTACGCACCCTTAAAGGCCTGCCGTGGACGATGCGTGAGCGTACTGTCATTCCCAAGCGTGTGGAAGCGATGCGCCGTCGCGTGGAAGCGGACGAAGCCGAGTCCACAGCGCCGATTTCCGCGACGTGA